From a single Sphingosinicellaceae bacterium genomic region:
- a CDS encoding alpha/beta fold hydrolase, which translates to MIRQLLMSLALLTAAVPAHAEDGVRRAFVVKDFKLENGTVLPEARVMYATYGTLNKARDNAVLLPSHYMADAHGYEWLIGPDKALDPAKYFLVTTELFGNGKSSSPSNTPPPFHGPNFPVTTIRDNVAVVHRLLGETFRIAHLRAVVGFSMGGQQAFQWAVSYPDFADRIVVTSATAKTYPHGVVRLESQIIALTTDPAFAGGDYTTQPKRGLEAFGAVWAAWLFSQEWWRDELWRAGSPPGTTFQKVFDGFHKDFIPGADANDLILQMRTWEVHDVGTTPGFGGDVKRALASIKVPLLYMPSETDLYFPVGDARYEAQFIPHVTLTPIPSLWGHTAGAASNPADAKFLNDTIGAFLNGPR; encoded by the coding sequence ATGATCAGGCAGCTTTTGATGTCCCTCGCGCTGCTGACCGCCGCCGTCCCCGCCCATGCCGAGGACGGCGTCCGGCGAGCGTTCGTCGTCAAGGACTTCAAGCTCGAGAACGGCACCGTGCTCCCCGAGGCCAGGGTGATGTATGCGACCTACGGCACGTTGAACAAGGCGCGCGACAATGCCGTGTTGCTGCCTTCCCACTACATGGCCGACGCGCATGGCTACGAGTGGTTGATCGGTCCCGACAAGGCGCTCGATCCGGCGAAATACTTTCTCGTGACCACCGAGTTGTTCGGCAACGGCAAGTCGTCCTCGCCGAGCAACACCCCGCCACCGTTCCACGGTCCGAACTTTCCGGTGACGACGATCCGCGACAATGTTGCCGTGGTTCACCGTCTGCTCGGCGAGACGTTTCGGATCGCCCACCTGCGCGCCGTCGTAGGCTTTTCGATGGGCGGGCAGCAGGCGTTCCAGTGGGCGGTCAGCTACCCCGACTTCGCCGACCGGATCGTTGTCACCTCGGCCACCGCCAAGACCTATCCGCACGGCGTCGTCCGGCTCGAAAGCCAGATCATCGCGCTGACCACCGACCCGGCCTTCGCCGGGGGCGACTATACCACCCAGCCCAAGCGAGGGCTGGAGGCGTTCGGTGCGGTGTGGGCGGCGTGGCTGTTTTCGCAGGAGTGGTGGCGCGATGAATTGTGGCGCGCCGGCTCCCCCCCTGGCACGACCTTCCAGAAGGTGTTCGACGGTTTCCACAAGGACTTCATTCCCGGTGCCGACGCCAACGACCTGATCCTCCAGATGCGAACATGGGAGGTGCACGATGTCGGCACGACCCCGGGCTTCGGCGGTGATGTCAAGCGTGCGCTCGCGTCGATCAAGGTGCCGCTACTGTATATGCCGTCGGAGACCGACCTATATTTCCCGGTCGGCGATGCGCGCTACGAAGCACAGTTCATCCCGCATGTGACCCTGACGCCGATCCCGTCATTGTGGGGTCATACCGCCGGTGCCGCCAGCAACCCAGCCGACGCCAAGTTTCTCAACGACACCATCGGTGCCTTCCTCAACGGGCCCCGATGA
- a CDS encoding S9 family peptidase, with the protein MAHKSILVALALAIATTEFGSVATTAGQTPLQPQDLFGLSLASTPQVRPDSSLIAYVRKSNDVMTDMAHNSVWLVDPKTRFQFQVSSGAADSTQPKWSANGDRLAYVRATKGTAADILIYKPSDQTTTLVARVERSPGHLAWSPDGRSIAFIMTEPHPDDVLGAPLVKPPGANWAEPLLVVGNVAYRSDGVGALKPGNAHVFVVATAGTANTTAGAPRQLTTGKYDDDGPLAWTPDGTALVFTSKRGTDWQRDPLRNSLFRVQVADGAMTRLSTVEGPYASPSFSFDGRHLAYTGFTDRYRGYENRRLFVADADGGHPRMLAGDLDRSLEDPVWSADDRSIYAKYTDRGVTKVARIDVASGKRVEVATGLGGDGFDLPYSGGDFSVGHDGTLAFTSSTSDRPPELSIVRKGRATQLTRLNAALLDRRSLGRVEALAVKSSFDGAPVDAWLVLPPAFDPARKYPMILEIHGGPYASYGPGFATDGQLYAAAGYVVVYANPRGSTSYGDAFANGIEHSYPGTDYDDLMSTVDAVVAKGIVDPARLFVTGGSGGGVLTAWIVGKTHRFRAAVAQKPVINWSSEVLTSDIYPWMAKYWFGKMPWEDPQKYWALSPLSLVGNITTPTLVVVGDQDIRTPVPESEQLYGALQLRGVPTGLVKVPGAFHDMAARPSHAAAKASAVLAWFARYDVGAATPTQVTAR; encoded by the coding sequence ATGGCCCACAAGTCTATACTAGTCGCGCTGGCCTTGGCGATCGCAACGACCGAGTTCGGCAGTGTTGCAACGACGGCCGGTCAAACGCCGCTGCAGCCACAGGACCTGTTCGGCTTGAGCCTCGCATCGACCCCGCAGGTCCGGCCCGACTCAAGCCTCATCGCCTATGTCCGCAAGAGCAACGACGTCATGACCGACATGGCGCACAATTCGGTGTGGCTGGTCGATCCAAAGACCCGCTTCCAGTTTCAGGTCAGCAGTGGCGCCGCCGACAGCACGCAACCAAAATGGTCCGCGAATGGTGACCGGCTGGCCTATGTCCGTGCCACGAAAGGCACGGCTGCGGACATCCTCATCTACAAGCCTTCCGACCAGACGACGACGCTCGTCGCCCGGGTCGAACGATCGCCCGGCCACCTTGCGTGGTCACCCGATGGCCGCAGCATCGCCTTTATCATGACAGAGCCGCATCCGGACGACGTACTCGGTGCGCCCCTCGTCAAGCCGCCGGGTGCAAATTGGGCCGAGCCGCTGCTAGTGGTCGGCAATGTCGCCTATCGCTCTGACGGGGTCGGCGCGCTCAAGCCCGGCAACGCCCATGTCTTTGTCGTCGCCACCGCCGGTACTGCCAACACCACCGCCGGGGCACCACGTCAGCTGACGACAGGCAAGTACGACGACGATGGCCCGCTGGCCTGGACCCCCGACGGCACGGCATTGGTCTTCACCAGCAAGCGCGGAACCGACTGGCAGCGCGACCCGCTGCGCAACAGCCTCTTCCGGGTGCAGGTCGCCGATGGCGCGATGACCCGGCTGTCGACGGTCGAGGGGCCCTATGCCTCGCCGAGCTTCTCGTTCGACGGGCGTCACCTCGCCTATACGGGGTTCACCGACCGCTACCGCGGCTATGAAAATCGCCGTTTGTTCGTCGCCGATGCCGACGGCGGACACCCGCGGATGCTGGCCGGCGATCTCGACCGCAGCCTCGAAGATCCGGTCTGGTCGGCCGACGACCGCAGCATCTACGCCAAATACACCGATCGCGGCGTGACCAAGGTCGCGCGCATCGACGTCGCCTCCGGCAAGCGCGTCGAGGTCGCCACCGGGCTCGGCGGTGACGGCTTCGACCTGCCCTATAGCGGCGGCGACTTCTCGGTCGGTCACGACGGCACGCTGGCGTTCACCAGCAGCACCTCCGACCGCCCCCCCGAACTCAGCATCGTCCGCAAGGGGCGGGCAACGCAACTAACGCGGCTGAACGCGGCGCTGCTCGACCGGCGCAGTCTCGGCCGCGTCGAGGCACTCGCGGTCAAGTCGTCGTTCGACGGCGCGCCGGTCGACGCCTGGCTGGTCCTGCCCCCGGCTTTCGATCCGGCGCGTAAATACCCGATGATTCTCGAGATCCATGGCGGTCCCTACGCCAGCTACGGGCCGGGCTTTGCCACCGACGGACAACTCTACGCAGCAGCGGGCTATGTCGTCGTCTACGCCAACCCGCGCGGCTCGACCTCTTACGGCGACGCCTTCGCCAACGGTATCGAGCACAGCTACCCCGGCACCGACTACGACGACCTGATGAGCACGGTAGACGCGGTAGTGGCGAAAGGCATTGTCGATCCGGCGCGGCTGTTCGTCACCGGTGGCTCGGGTGGCGGCGTGCTGACCGCGTGGATCGTCGGCAAGACCCACCGCTTCCGTGCCGCAGTCGCGCAGAAACCAGTGATCAACTGGTCGAGCGAGGTGCTGACTTCTGACATCTATCCGTGGATGGCGAAATACTGGTTCGGCAAGATGCCCTGGGAGGACCCGCAGAAATACTGGGCGCTGTCACCGCTGTCGCTGGTCGGCAACATCACGACGCCGACGCTTGTCGTCGTCGGCGACCAGGATATCCGGACTCCGGTCCCGGAGTCGGAGCAGCTCTACGGCGCGCTGCAATTGCGCGGCGTTCCGACCGGATTGGTCAAGGTGCCGGGTGCGTTCCACGACATGGCGGCAAGGCCCAGCCACGCAGCGGCGAAAGCCAGCGCGGTGCTGGCTTGGTTCGCCCGCTACGATGTCGGTGCGGCAACTCCAACACAGGTCACCGCTCGATGA
- a CDS encoding amidase, whose protein sequence is MNRSTVETVLQPTLPLVAAIALIAAGPAPKYDIVEKSIPELQADLAAGRTTSAALVRLYGARIAALNPKLHAVIVLNPAAPAAAAAADAARRAGRPGGPLAGIPILLKDNIESLDPIATTAGSLALAKNIGGRDAPLVARLRAAGAIILGKTNLSEWANIRSSHSISGWSAVGGQARNPYAFDRNTCGSSAGSGAAAAASFAAATIGTETDGSVTCPAAINGLVGLKPTVGLVSRTFIVPISHSQDTAGPMTRSVRDAALVLDAMAGSDPADPATKAANSMGHDFAAALKPGALKGVRVGVLRFAADFHPETEVVFKKSLAVLQAAGATLVDIAKFPGDAKLGELEQAVLMTELKADLNGYLASTNPERVRTRSLADLIAFDKAHAAQEMPLFGQELFETAEKTKGLADPAYLKAVADAHRLAGPEGIDKLLADNKVSVLVAPTLGPSWLIDPVLKDNFAGGGAGQAPAVAGYPHLTVPMGLVDGLPVGLSFIGAAWSDRTLLAYGYAFEQAAQARRPPRYLPTVEIKSLAAANAGIR, encoded by the coding sequence ATGAACCGGTCAACCGTGGAGACAGTCTTGCAGCCGACCCTTCCCCTCGTCGCCGCCATCGCGCTGATCGCCGCCGGCCCGGCGCCGAAGTACGATATCGTCGAGAAGTCCATTCCCGAACTCCAGGCCGATCTCGCCGCTGGCAGGACGACATCGGCGGCGCTGGTGAGGTTGTACGGGGCGCGGATCGCGGCGCTTAATCCGAAGTTACATGCGGTTATCGTCCTGAACCCGGCAGCCCCTGCCGCAGCCGCAGCCGCCGATGCGGCGCGGCGGGCTGGACGGCCCGGGGGACCGCTCGCCGGTATTCCAATCCTGCTCAAGGACAACATCGAGAGCCTCGATCCCATAGCAACCACCGCTGGCTCCCTGGCACTGGCGAAGAATATCGGCGGCCGCGACGCACCGCTGGTGGCACGCCTGCGCGCGGCAGGTGCGATCATTCTTGGCAAGACCAACCTGTCGGAATGGGCAAACATCCGTTCGTCGCACTCGATCAGTGGATGGAGCGCGGTCGGCGGCCAGGCGCGCAATCCCTACGCGTTCGACCGCAATACGTGCGGATCGAGCGCTGGATCAGGCGCAGCCGCTGCCGCCAGTTTCGCGGCGGCGACGATCGGCACCGAAACCGACGGCTCGGTCACCTGTCCGGCGGCGATCAACGGGCTGGTAGGGCTGAAGCCAACCGTCGGCCTGGTCTCGCGCACCTTCATCGTACCGATCAGCCATAGCCAGGATACTGCCGGTCCGATGACGCGGAGCGTGCGCGATGCGGCGCTGGTGCTCGATGCGATGGCGGGCAGCGATCCGGCCGACCCGGCAACGAAGGCCGCCAATTCGATGGGACATGATTTCGCTGCGGCCCTCAAGCCGGGGGCGCTCAAGGGTGTCCGCGTCGGCGTGCTGCGCTTCGCCGCCGATTTCCACCCCGAAACCGAGGTGGTATTCAAGAAGTCGCTGGCCGTCCTCCAGGCAGCGGGCGCGACGCTGGTCGACATCGCCAAGTTTCCGGGAGACGCCAAGCTCGGAGAGCTTGAGCAGGCCGTGCTGATGACCGAGCTCAAGGCCGACCTGAATGGCTATCTCGCCTCGACCAATCCCGAGCGCGTCCGGACCCGCTCGCTGGCTGACCTGATCGCCTTCGACAAGGCGCATGCGGCTCAGGAGATGCCGTTGTTCGGACAGGAGCTGTTCGAAACCGCAGAGAAAACCAAAGGTCTGGCCGACCCGGCCTATCTCAAGGCCGTGGCCGACGCCCATCGGCTTGCCGGACCTGAGGGCATCGACAAACTCCTCGCCGATAACAAAGTCAGCGTGCTGGTCGCACCGACACTCGGACCATCGTGGCTGATCGATCCGGTCCTCAAGGACAATTTTGCCGGTGGTGGTGCCGGGCAGGCACCAGCGGTGGCAGGCTATCCGCACCTGACCGTGCCGATGGGGCTGGTCGACGGCCTGCCAGTCGGGCTGTCGTTCATCGGTGCTGCGTGGAGCGACCGCACTTTGCTCGCCTACGGTTACGCCTTCGAGCAGGCAGCGCAGGCACGTCGCCCACCTCGCTATCTACCGACGGTCGAGATCAAGTCGCTGGCGGCGGCGAACGCGGGCATTCGCTGA